The DNA region CTCAAAAAGGTATTTTTGATATTTTCTTCATTTTTTCCAGAACAAAAGCTACAATAAATGTCATTGCATCTTCTATTAACAAAGCAATACAACTCATATTTATAACAGCATCAAAATAATCATTTCTTTTTTCTTTTGGGACCAATAATGTAACCAAAGAAAGTGTTATCATTGAAAATAATGTAAAAACAGCAACAAATATTATGGCTTTTTTATACTCATTTTTTGAATTTTTTTCTGAAAAAGCTTCGTGAATTAAATTATCTTCTGCTATTGGAACTAATTTTCTAGCGGTTGAAACAGTTTGCGTAATTTTGTAACCTATATCATTAGAAATAAACCCTACAATAAATAGAATAAGTCCAAAACCACCTAGAGTTAAACTATAATAATCATAAAATTTCCTACTCAAGTAAGTAGATTCTAATCCTAACATTATAGTATACGAAATCATGTAAAAAACAAATATCACAGCAATTGAACTTAATAAAATTACTCTAAAATTTTTGAATTTAACATCTTTTGTCATAGCTGCCATATCTTCAATGCCGGCAAACGCAAAAATAAAGAGTAATGTATTAGAAAAAATTAACTTAGTAGTTGCTTTTTTCGAAATTTCTAAACTTTGTTCATAACCATTCGCACTTATTTGAGTCATTATTAAGATTATTCCGACTGCTAAAACAGCTCACTTTATTATTGATGTTGCAAATATGACTTTTGTACTTAATTTTAGTCCAAAAGTTGAAATAACAATTAGAAAACTAAATAATAAGACAGCTAAAAACCTTATTACTCATAAAATAGTTTCTAAATTATGAGTATTGGGATCTAAAATGTCTTCAATAACTTTAGATAATAGCAAGGGAGAAATCGATGATAAAATAGGGCTTTGAATAAATTGATTTCATCCTACTAAGTAAATAAAGTTTCTTAAAAAACTTTTTTTAATCCTTGACCTAAGTCTTAGCGATGAATTAACCAACATAGAATAATTATTTTTGGCTATATCATCATCGATGTTTCTCGCAAAAGCATATGATCCGCCGTAATGATCGCTATAAACATTTGATAACCTTGAAAAAACTAAGGAGGTCCCTAAAACTGTAAAAAGAGACAAAATTATTACAAGATAACCCCAATAACCAAGTTCTAAAACACTTGTTATTGTAGTAATAAAACCAAGACCAACAATAAAATTTATCGTGAATAAAGTAAATGTCTTTGCAGAAAAATGCTTTTCCATGCTTTATTCTTTAATCTCCTTGATAGGTTTTTTATTGTTAAATATTACATCATAAATTTCTTCATAATTTTTAACAGGAATGTATGTAAGAGTTCTTTTTATTTCATCAGGTATATCTTTTAAATTCTTTACATTACCATGTGGAATAAATACTTTTTGAATGTTTTTTTGGCTCGCAGCAAAAGATTTTTCTTTTAAACCTCCGATATCAAGAACTTTACCACGTAAGGTTATTTCACCAGTCATTCCATAATAAGAAGGAACTGAAACTTTTTTGAGAGCAGAAATAAGAGCTGTAGTGAATGTTACACCAGCACTTGGTCCATCTTTAGGAACAGCACCTTCAGGAACGTGAATATGTATTGTGTTTTTATCAAAATCAAAGTCTTTAATACCGAATTTTTCTGCATTTGATCTAACATATGAAAGAGAAATTTGTGCAGACTCCTTCATAACATCTTTCAATGAACCTGTAATTTTTATTTCCTCTTTACCAGGGAAAATATTTACTTCTATTTGTAATGTTGAACCACCGGTAGAAGTATAAGCAAGTCCGTTTACTGTTCCGGGTTTTTCGTCCTCTAATTCTTGTTCTTGCTTAAATATAACTACACCAATTAAATCTTCTAAATCCTCAATTTTAACTGTAAATGATTTTAATTCTTTTTTAGAATCTAATAATTTAACAGTGATTTTTCTAGCTATTTTATCTAATATCCTTTTTAATCCACGGACACCAGCCTCAGAAGTATAGTGTTTAATTATATACTCTAAAGTTTTATCATCAATTTTGAAAAAATCTTTATTAAGACCTACTTGCTCAGCAACTTTAGGCATTAAGTGAGTTTTTGCAATATTAACTTTTTCACTCAATGTATATGATGAAAGTTCTATAACTTCAACACGATCTATAAGGGCGTGAGGAATATTTTCATAATAATTAGCAGTTGCTATAAAAATAGCTTTAGATAAATCATACTCATGTTCTAAGTAATGATCTTGGAATTTTGTGTTTTGCTCCGGATCTAAAACTTCCAACATAGCACTAGCTGGATCACCTTTATTTGTTGAAGCCATTTTATCTATTTCATCAAGTAAAATTAACGGGTTTGAAACTTCGGCCTTTAAAATGCTTTTGATAATTTTTCCAGGCATTGCACCAACATATGTTCTACGATGTCCTCTAATTTCACTTTCATCATGAACACCACCTAAAGAAATCTTTACAAATTTTCTTTGCAATGCTTCTGCAATAGCTTTAGATAATGAAGTTTTTCCTGTTCCAGGAGGACCTACTAAACAAATTATAGGAACATTATTAAATTCTGTTTTCTTATCATTGTCTTCCCTGAATAAACTTAAATCTACTTCATGATTATTATCTAAAGAAAGTTTTTTTGATTTTTGCTTTTCATTATTTTTTTGGTTTATTATTACCGCAATATATTCAATAATTCTTTCTTTAACTTTATCAAGACCATAATGATATTTATCAAGAACATCACGAGCAAACTTGATATCTAAAAACTCTTTTTGAACCTTTCTTCAAGGAAGTTTTTTAAGATTAGAAACAAAGGTTTTTGAAATTGATGCTTCAGGCGAAGCTGGCATCATTTCACTTGAACGTTTATTTTCTTCTGAAATTAACTTTTTAACTGATTCTGGATAAATTTGATTTTTAACCTTATCCTTAAGGTCTCTTGAATAATCATCTTCAACAATAGGAACATTAATGTTAGTCAATTCCTCTTGTAATACTTTTACTTTTTCACGAAGAATAAATTCTTTTTGTTGAGTTGATAACTTCTTATTCATTGTTTCTTGGATTGTCTGATTAATTTCAGCAGTTAATCCAAGTAGTTCTGAAACATTCTTGACAACTTCAATTATTTGTTTTTTACCAAAAAAGTCTATAAACTCTTTTTTATCTGCGTAATCATCTTTTAAATATGAAATAACTGTAAAAATAAATTCTTGCAATCTTAATGAATAATTTTTTGAAATACTAAATTCACTATATTTATTAATTAAAGAATCAATTCATGATATTGTAATAATCTCGTTTTTAGTAGGTATATTTTGAAAAACAATACTTTCAAAAGTTGAACTAGTTTTTGAATCGTTTTCAATTGGTTTACTCAAGCTTCTAAAGATGTCTGAATATCTATTTAATTCGTTTAAACTATCATCTGTTTCAATATTTTCAAATGCTACTAATTCATCTCTATGTCCTGCGGTACCAAAAGCAAAAGAATCGATGCTATTATATTTTTCTGCTAATTCATTAATTTGTGATTGTTCATATAACTTATTGAAAATTCCTCCTTTTTCTTTATCAAAAACTACTAAACCTAATTCTTCGGCGTCATAGAAAGATTTAACTTTAAAAACAATAGTATGTATTTGTTTAGATTTTTTTGCATCTGTTTTTTTAGATAATTCAATGAAAGAAGCTATTAAACCCCTTGGATCTAAACCATTTTTTTCTTCCTGAAATAAAATCGCAAAAGTATCACCTTTTTTATAGTTAGAGAATGTTAAATAATCATCTTTGTTTAAAAATTCTTTTTCAACAATAGCACCAGGGAATGCTATGTCTTTTTTATTCATTATTATTGTGTGTAAAATTAATTTCTTTTCTTCACTCATTTCTACTCCTTATTTTGTTCCAAATATTCTATCACCAGCATCACCAAGACCGGGTTCTATGTATCCATTTTCATTTAATTTACTATCAAGAGATGCTAAATAAATTTCGAACTCTTTTCCAAAATTCTTTTCTACATTTTCAACACCTTCATTAACACCTACCAAACAAACCAATTTTATATTGGTAAAACCGTCTTTTTTTAATCTTTTTATGGCATCAACAGCAGAATTACCTGTTGCTAACATTGGGTCTACAACAATTACCAAACTATCTTTATCAACATTTGGTATTTTGTAAAAATATTCTTTTGGTGTTAAAGTTTCTTCATCTCTATACATCCCAATGTGACCGACTCTTGACTCTGGTATAAGATTTAATAAACCGTCAGTCATTCCCAATCCAGCTCTCAATATTGGCACAAGAACTATTTCTTTGTCGTATGAAAATCCCTCAAATGATTGATTTAATGGTGTTTGCACAATATATTTTTTAGGTTTGTAATTTCTCATTATTTCATAAACCATTAATGAACCAATTTCATTTAGGTTTCTACGAAACTCATTGTGATCTGAATTTACATCCCTCATTTTAGTTAATTTAATTTTTATAAGTGGGTGTTCAATTATTTTTAGCATAATCCTCCGACATAGTTAATATATAAATTTTTTATAATTATACAACAAAAACTTGATTTTTGTGATTATCATCAAAATATAGATAATAAAAAAAGTAATATCTACAAAAAAAGGACTTTTTCATCAAATTTATTAAAAGTTTATTGTAAAATTATTGTTATATTTAAGGAGGATTATGAGCAAAATTAGTAATTACGATCAAAAAGAAGTTTTTTATGATGAAATAGTAGCCAGATCTTACATCAATAAAATACAAAAATTTTTAGTGTCAAGGATGAAAAAAGCTAATGCTAATGGCTTTATTGTAGGCATAAGCGGAGGTATTGATTCAAGTTTAGTCTATGCACTAGCAAAATCAGTTGCGCCAAAAAATACTTTAGGTATTGTTATGCCGATTAATGGTATGACTGATTCTGATTTAAAGCATATAGAAGAATTAGAAAATAATTTTGAAGATAAATTTAGAACTATAGATCTTTCTGAAACTTTTAATTCAATAAAAAAGAACTTACAAGTTCAAAATAAGTTAGCTATTTCTAACATTAAGCCAAGACTAAGAATGACAACATTGTATGCTCTAGCACAAGAAAATAATTATCTTGTTTTAGGAACAGATAACGCAGATGAGGTTTTTATTGGATATTTCACAAAGTTTGGTGATGGAGGCGCAGATTTATTACCTATTTCAAAATTAACAAAAGGAGAAGTTAAGTTCATAGCAAACTTACTTAATGTTCCAAAATCTATTATTAACAAAAAACCTTCTGCAGGATTATGAGAAGGTCAAACCGATGAAGATGAATTAGGTTTTACATATAATGATCTAGATTTTTATTTAAATAACATAGATAATCCTTCTAAACTAAAAAAATACTTAAATTCAGAAGTTATTGAGAAAATTGAATTTAAACACAAAATAACCCAACATAAAAGGGATAAAATTTATACTGTAAAAAACATTAAATAAGGAGAACGTATGGCAGGACATTCACACGCAGCCAATATAGCACACCGTAAGGGTGCACAAGATGCAGCTAGAGGAAAAATTTTCCAAAAGCTTTCAAAAGAAATTTATGTAGCAGCTTCATTAGGACCAGATCCAGATATGAACCCAGCTTTAAAATTAGCTATTGCTAAAGCTAAGTCAAAGAACATGCCAAAAGATAATATCGAAAGAGCTATCGCAAAGGCAAAAGGCTCAAAAAATTCAGAAGCCTATACAGAGTTAATTTTTAACGCAACAGTAAGTGGTGGCGCTACTTTTATAGTTATAACTCTTAGCGATAATGTTAATAGAGTTAAATCAAACATACAATCATATTTCAATAAGCAAAATGCTACTCTTGGAAAAACAGGCCAAATTCCTTTTGCATTTGATAAAAAAGGGATTATTGAGATTTCAAAAGATTTAACATCTGAAGATGAATTAACAATGGTTGCATTAGAAAATGGTGTTGAAGATATAGAAAATGAAGGTGAATCATTTGTTTTATTATGTTCACCCGAGAATTTTAGTGATTTAAAAAATGCTATTGAAAGAGACTTAAATATAGAGAATTTTATTCAATGTGAAGTAACATATTTACCAAACATGTATGTTGAATATGATGAAGAGAAAGAAAAGAAATTACTTGATTTCGTTGATAAATTAAAAGAAGATGATGATGTTCAAGAAGTTTATCACAATATTGAAATTAAATACAATTTATAGTTATGGTTTGAATAGAAACATTATATAACTCATTATTTGAAGGAACAAATAATGAAACTTTATCAAAATTATTATTAATATTGATTTTTTTAGCAGCAATGCTTTGTGTTCCGGTATTAATTGCTTTGTTTTTACCGTTTTTAAATAAATATTTAAAGAAAAATTTCAGTATATATGTGTATGCTTTTTCGACTGGATTTTTCATTGTTTTAGCAGCATTTGGATTTTTGAGGGAAAGCTTAGAAAATGCTAATTTATATGTTAGCGCCGCTTTCTTAGGGCAGTATACAAAGACGACTTTATATGGTTATAACATATTATTTGTTGTTGGTGGTTTAATCATAGGTATAATTTTTTCATTTTTTGTTAAGTTTGTTATTTCTTATAAATTTAATAAAAAACTTTTAGCATCCAAGTCACTTAGCGTATTTATCCATGAACATAGAGAAGAAGATGGGCATTCACATCATCACACACATAAACACGAAGACTTTATATTCAATTCTGAAGATATGATTGAAATTGCTGATTCTACTTTATTTAAAAAAGCAGAAGCAAAACTAAAAATAATTGCTCTATTACTATTACTAACACATAGAATACCTGAAGGGTTGCTTCTAGGTTATAACTTAAGTTTATTTGTGCCTAACGAAATTGGTGTTGTTAACTACTCAATAACAACAGCTTATTTTCTGTCATTGATACTACACCTCATACCTGAAGAAATTGTTTTCTACATAAGGTTGAAAGATGCGGGTTATACGCCTATAAAAGCATTATTATTATCATTTTTAGGATTAATTCTATTCTTACCATTTATGGTTATAGGTATGTTTGTAGGATCTTCAATAGGTTTTTCAGGAAAGGCTCTTGTTTACTCTGCTGTTGCAGGAATTTTCTTATTTACATCACTTGTTGAATTTTTCCCAGAATTCTATCACGTAAACTTTAGTAAAAATAAATGAATATTAACAATTGTAGTATTGTTTATCGGGGTTATACTTGCTGCATTTGTTTTATCATTCCATGAACACAAACATGTTTAACTAAATATCGAAATACTTTGCATTAATGTATTTCGATTTTTATTTTATAAAACTGTTTTAGTAGCAAATATTTAGAATCAAAAAACATACAAAATGATATAATTAAATATATATATTTAAAAGGAGTAAAAGTGACTAAAAATAGAAAAAAATGGTTAGTTAGTATTTCGATAGCTTTTGGAATAATTTTTATAATAATTTTTATAGGATTGTTCATTGGTTTAGAAAATGACAAAAAAGTTTCTGCTATTTTAGCTTTAGGAATTTTAATTATTTTACTTCTTGCTGTATTACTAAGTTACTATGCAATAATTGAGTTTGCGAGGTCAAGAGATTTAATTAAAAAGTCCTTTAATGGTTTCATAGAAGAAATTATGACCAACAATAATATCGGTGTGTGTATTTATGATACAAAACAAGAAATTGTTTGATCAAGTAGTTTTATAAAAAGTACTTTCGGAAAAGATTTTGTTGGTGTTAAAATAAATAACGCTCTCGCAAAAATTAATAACAAGCATCAAAAAATTAAAGACATTATACAAACACGATTTGAATTCAAATATAAAGAAAATAATTATGAAGTACAATTCTGACCACTTAGTAATTTGATAATTATTAGAGATATAACTTCAGAGTCTTTATTTAAAATACAAACAAAAGAACAAATGCCTGTTATTGGCGAGATAGAAATTGATAACTATCAATTGTACCAATCAATTTTTTCTGAAGAACAATTATTCACTATTAGTAAAACTGTTATTGATGCAATTAATGAGTATGCAGATAAATATAATTTGGTTTATAGACAATATACAAACGGAAAATTTTTGATTTTCACAAATGAACACACGATTGATAAATTAATTTCTGAAAACTTTAATTTATTTTTACAAATCAAAAATAGAATTAAGGATACTTCAATTAATAAAATATCAATAAGCGGTGGTTTTGCTTATGGGTGAACTTCTTTAAAGAAAAAAATGGAACAAGCCAAAAAAGCATTATTGCAAGCTCAATCAAGAGGTGGAGATCAAATTACAATTTATTCAAACATTCAACCTCCAATATATTTAGGATCTAATTCAGAAATTTTAAATGATAATAATAGAACAAAGATAAAAAACATTGCATCTAATTTTGAGAAAAAACTAAATGATCCAGATATTAAAAAAGTTTTTATATATGGGCATAAATTAGCTGACTTAGATGCGTTTGGTTCTGCTTATGCAGTTTGAGAAATAGCGAAAGCTTTTGATAAAGAAGCATATATAATAGCAGATACTTTTGATAACACTGTTAAGCAATTAATTTATGATAACTTCACGGATAAGAGTTCAATTATTTATAATTCAAACTTTGCATTAAGAAATACAGATGAAAAAAGCTTAGTTGTATTTGTTGACATTGCAGATCCTGAAAGAACTGATAACGTTAATGCAATAAACCAAGTTAATCGTGACAATATATTTGTTTTTGATCACCATAGACTAGCCAAATCAATTGAATTTGCACCTAAAACAAATTGTTATGTAGAAACAGGGTCTTCAAGTGCTGCGGAAATAATAACTGAGGTAATTTCATTTTTTGAACATAAAATGGCAATTTCTCAATTGGTCGCTCAATTGTTATTAAATGGTATTTATTTAGATACAAGTCAATTTTCAAAATCAGTTACTCCTCGTACGTATGATGCAGCATCATGACTAGAGTCAAAAGGCGCTAATTCATTAAAAAGTGGAGAACTTTTAAAAATAGATGAGCAAACTGAAGAAAAAATTAAGGATATGATAAAGAACATCGTTGAAATTAAAAAAGGATATTTTCTTGCATATTCTGATGTCGAGGCAACGAACGATGAAATATCAATTGCTGCAAATGAAATTTTAAAAATAAAAGGGCGTGTTGCTTCATTTGTGGTAGCTAAGTTATCTTCTTCTAAAAACACTTTTAAATTAAGTGCTAGAGGTATTGAAACAAATGTTCAAATTATTTGTGAAGCAGTTGGTGGTGGTGGTCACTTTAGTACTGCGGCCGCAACCAGCAACGAAGACTTAGAAACATTTGTTGACAATATTAAACACGCTATAGCAACAAAAGGGAGACAAATTAAAAATGAAAGTAATATTAATTAAAGATTCAAAAGACGGAAAAGCAAATACAATAATAGAAGTTTCAGCTGGTTATGGAACAAACTTTTTAATAAAAAAAGGTTTAGCTGTTGCTTATAATCCACAAACAAAAGCACAATTAGATAAAAGACTTGATGAGTTATCAGCTAACGAACATGAAAATAGATCAAATGCATTAAAGATAAAAGAAAAACTTGAAGAAATTACTTTAAACTTTACATTAACATCAAATGTTGATAAAAACGGAAATCTCAATGTTCATGGATCGGTTTCTACAAAAGATGTAGATAAAAAGTTAAAAGATTTAGGATACAACTTATCAAAGCATTCTTTACAAAAAATTCACCTTGTTTCACATGGGTCACATGAAGTTTCAGTTTTTCTTTATAAAGACATAGAAGCAAAGTTAAAAATATTTTTAACAATAACAAATGATAAAAAATAAGTTTAAGAAATTTAAAAAATACAATAATTTTGAAACTTTAAATCAACAAAACCCAGATACTCTTTTTAAAGATGATCTAATAGAGAAAACTGTTTTGAGCTTAATGATGCTAGACGAAGAAAAGCAACAAATGGCTAGTCAACATTTAAGTCCCGAACACTTTATATTCCAAGAAAACAAGCAATTATTCGAATTTATAATTGAAAAAAGAAATAAAAAAATTAACGCTGTAGGAATTTTTCATGACTTCTTCGAAATTAAAAACTTTATTGAAACCGATAAAAACAACGCTAAATATCCACTTGTCAATGTTAAATTAATTAACGAGATTAATTCATTATTTATAAATGAAGAAAATTTTTTAAGTTATATTGAACAATTAAACGAATTGAATAAAATGAGAAATCTTGAATCTTTTTATCAATCATCACTAAATTCAATATCAAACAATAAAGAATTAAATTTCGAAAATTCTATTCAAGATTTTAATACATTTTTAGAAGAAAACTTTTCAAAATCGTTAAATAACACTTCATTTGTTAGTTTTAAAAAAGCTACCGATGAATTCGAAGAATTGATTGAAAAAGGAAGAAACAACGAAATTTCTGAAGGTTTAAAAACCGGATATAACGTATTAGATAATTTAATCAAAGGATTTAAACCCGGACAGTTAATCATACTTGCGGCTAGACCAGGGGTCGGTAAAACCGCATTAGCATTAAATATAGCTAAAAATATTACACAAGAAGAGACTCTAGATAGCTATGGTCAACCAATAAGATCAAATAGTTGTGCATTTATTTCATTAGAAATGCCATACATCGAATTGACTCTTCGCCTATACTCTTCACTAAGTTCTGTATCGCTAAGCAAATTGCAAAAACCATTATTAATGGATTCTTCAGAAATAACCAGCTTAAGAACTACTATAGCCAGAAACAAAGAAATGACAAATTTATACTTAGATGATAATACATCAAGCAAAATTTCAGACATAATTTGAAAAGTTAAACAATTAAATAAAGAACTTCCTGGTGGCTTAAACTTATTAATCATTGATTACTTGCAATTGATAACAAGTAATGACTTTGCTGGTAATAGACAAAATGAAGTGGCTCAAATTTCTAGGGCATTAAAAATTCTTGCTCTTGATTTAAAAATTCCTATCATTGCCCTCTCTCAACTTTCAAGAAACGTCGAAAGTAGAGAGAATAAAAGACCACAGCTTAGCGACTTAAGAGAATCAGGGGCCATCGAACAAGATGCCGACATAGTAATATTTTTAAGCAGAAATATTTTAGAAAACAAAAAACAAAGCGAAAATCAAAGCGGAATCTACGATAACCACAGTATAACAGAGGTTACGATTGCTAAAAATCGTAATGGACAACCGGGTTATGGAGAAATGTTGTACGAAGGTAGAATAGTAACATTTTTCGAAGAAACAAAAAATTAGGAGCACATAATTCATGGACACGTATCATTATCAGTACAACTCAATTTCTAACTCAAGCCAAATCGCTCATAGCGGATCACCTATTAGTATAGAATTAATGATAGGCATAATTGCTGCATTAATAATTTTATTTTTATTAAGCTCAATTTATAGCGGCTGTGAAACAGCTTATTCATCTTTTTCAAGCGTTAAAATTCATGAAATGAAAGAGAATAACGAAAAAGGAGCAAAATTAATTGAAAAACACCACAAAAGATACAATAGAATATTAACAACCATTCTTATAGGTAATAATCTAGTGAATGTTGCATCTGCAACAATAACTTCATTTTTACTAGCGAAACTACTTGGAGAGGGTCAAATAAGTGTTATTGTATCAACGTTAGTAGTTACTCCTCTTTTAGTTATTTTTGGTGAAATAACGCCTAAATTAATTGCAAAACAATATCCAAAGAAATATTTACAGTTTTTTAGCTGATATATTGATGTTAATTATTGAATTTTTTGAATTCTTACTTGACCAATTACAAAAATATCTAAAAAAGTTTATGTAACTAATTCAGAAGAAGATTTAAAAACCATAATTAATTTAGCTCAAGAAGAAGGTGTCTTGCAAGCCGGAGAAAGTATTTTAGCTCAAAAGGCCTTAGATCTAGATTCAACAAAAGTATCATCACACTATGTAAGATTAAAAGATGTAACCTCTATTAAATTTAAAGCAAACATTAAAGAAGCATTAGAAATTTTTAAAGAAACAAACTACTCAAGATTACCGGTTGAACGAGATGGTCAATTAATAGGGATTTTATTGCTAAAAGATATTTTTCATTTACAACGCGGAAAAATTATGAACTATATGAAATTAGTTCCGACAGTTTCATCTAATTCCATATTATCTAGTGCCTTAGAAAAAATGAGGGCAGCAAGAGCTCAAATGGCTTTTGTTACAGAAAATAATAGTACTTCTGATATTATTGGAATAATAACTATAGAAGATATTATTGAAGAAATCGTTGGTGAAATTTACGATGAATATGATGATGATGAAAAGATTTATGAAATTTCTTTAGAAAAAGCGAGAATCGAAGAAAATGTTAGAATGCGTGAGCTTTTCAAGCAATTAGAAATAGATGATGAGTTGATTGAAGAAGACGAAAAAGAAATGTTGTTATATGAATGATTAAAAACCAAAATTGACAAACAGAAATTATACAAAAACTCAAGATATGTTCTTGAAGAAGAAGTTGCTTTTAAAGTTATTGAAGGCCAATCCAAAGGCAATGATCCAATTATAGAAGTTTCAAAATTATAAAAATCGGATAACATCCGATTTTTATAATTTTTGACTAATCATTAATATATATTTTCGTGTGATTCTTCGTCTTGGCTAACAGGTATATCAGCCTTTACTCACTCATTGTACTCTATTTTTAAATCATCTTTTATGTAGTTTCTAGAAGGAAAAGCTTTATTAAAATCCTCTAAGAAAAACTCATTTTCTTCAAAATATCCAGACATATCTAATAAATCTATATTCTTTGTTCTGCTTTTGGTTAGATTTGGAGTTATTTTTTGAGATAAATCACACTCATTAGTTGCATCATTATCTTTGCTAGGTTTTCATCTATTATATTCTTCTAGACTCGAAAGAATATAATGATTATCATCATTATCGACATGAATAAATCCATTGTTAATGTAATATTCATTTTTCTTGTATAAGTCTTTATTTGTCTTAATTTGTAAATTGTTTTTAACCAATTTCTTAACTAGTGGGTGAATTGGGTTTTGCATTATTTCCTTAGTATTTCCATATTCCAAAAGTTTGAAGTCATCGAAAATAAAGATTTCGTCATATGACTCTTTAAGGAATTCAAAATCATCTGAAACAAATACAAATGATGAACCAAAAATATGAGAAACATTTTTCAAAATCCTCTTTATTTCTTTCTTTCCATCATGACCAATAAATTCCTCATCATCTTGAATAAAGATAACTTTAATACCGCTTAAGAATTGTTTAATCAACTTTAATTTAAACTTATTTCTAGTCTCAAGATATTTATATGGTATAAAAAACTTTTCTATATTAATTGATAATTGCTCAAAGATTGTCATAAACTTTAGCGCTGCTAGATATTCATTTTCAAGTTTTGTTGAAACCTTAGATTTTGATGATGTGAATTTTGCTAGTGATGTGAAAAAATTAAATGCTCATTCTTTAAAAACAAACATATTTCTAAAAATATTTATTTCCCTAAATAGATTATCTGATTCAGGTGATAAGACATTATTTTTTGATATATTATCAAGAAAGTGAAAAAGGTTTTCAGAAATTTTTTTGTGGTTCTTTATTTGTCTTTCAAGTTTTGAAACTTTTAATTCTTTATTATTTAAAAATAAGTTAAATAGTTTTGCCTGTGATTCATCACTTCACTTCACTTCCGCTTCCGCTAACTTAATAGATTGTTCAAAGTTAAAAATATTAGATTTCTCATTTATAGAATCTTTTTTAGTAAAAACAAGTTTTTCGATATTATATTTTTTATTAAGAAGATTTTTTATTTCTTTATCTATTTG from Mycoplasmopsis canis PG 14 includes:
- the upp gene encoding uracil phosphoribosyltransferase is translated as MLKIIEHPLIKIKLTKMRDVNSDHNEFRRNLNEIGSLMVYEIMRNYKPKKYIVQTPLNQSFEGFSYDKEIVLVPILRAGLGMTDGLLNLIPESRVGHIGMYRDEETLTPKEYFYKIPNVDKDSLVIVVDPMLATGNSAVDAIKRLKKDGFTNIKLVCLVGVNEGVENVEKNFGKEFEIYLASLDSKLNENGYIEPGLGDAGDRIFGTK
- a CDS encoding amino acid permease translates to MEKHFSAKTFTLFTINFIVGLGFITTITSVLELGYWGYLVIILSLFTVLGTSLVFSRLSNVYSDHYGGSYAFARNIDDDIAKNNYSMLVNSSLRLRSRIKKSFLRNFIYLVGWNQFIQSPILSSISPLLLSKVIEDILDPNTHNLETILWVIRFLAVLLFSFLIVISTFGLKLSTKVIFATSIIKWAVLAVGIILIMTQISANGYEQSLEISKKATTKLIFSNTLLFIFAFAGIEDMAAMTKDVKFKNFRVILLSSIAVIFVFYMISYTIMLGLESTYLSRKFYDYYSLTLGGFGLILFIVGFISNDIGYKITQTVSTARKLVPIAEDNLIHEAFSEKNSKNEYKKAIIFVAVFTLFSMITLSLVTLLVPKEKRNDYFDAVINMSCIALLIEDAMTFIVAFVLEKMKKISKIPFWEKIIYLLSILWAIFLVLTFFIPSIFGEKIDDATIFTILGYFSFLFFGIIIRLYSYYHSKLILKKTSKKLKH
- the lon gene encoding endopeptidase La; translated protein: MSEEKKLILHTIIMNKKDIAFPGAIVEKEFLNKDDYLTFSNYKKGDTFAILFQEEKNGLDPRGLIASFIELSKKTDAKKSKQIHTIVFKVKSFYDAEELGLVVFDKEKGGIFNKLYEQSQINELAEKYNSIDSFAFGTAGHRDELVAFENIETDDSLNELNRYSDIFRSLSKPIENDSKTSSTFESIVFQNIPTKNEIITISWIDSLINKYSEFSISKNYSLRLQEFIFTVISYLKDDYADKKEFIDFFGKKQIIEVVKNVSELLGLTAEINQTIQETMNKKLSTQQKEFILREKVKVLQEELTNINVPIVEDDYSRDLKDKVKNQIYPESVKKLISEENKRSSEMMPASPEASISKTFVSNLKKLPWRKVQKEFLDIKFARDVLDKYHYGLDKVKERIIEYIAVIINQKNNEKQKSKKLSLDNNHEVDLSLFREDNDKKTEFNNVPIICLVGPPGTGKTSLSKAIAEALQRKFVKISLGGVHDESEIRGHRRTYVGAMPGKIIKSILKAEVSNPLILLDEIDKMASTNKGDPASAMLEVLDPEQNTKFQDHYLEHEYDLSKAIFIATANYYENIPHALIDRVEVIELSSYTLSEKVNIAKTHLMPKVAEQVGLNKDFFKIDDKTLEYIIKHYTSEAGVRGLKRILDKIARKITVKLLDSKKELKSFTVKIEDLEDLIGVVIFKQEQELEDEKPGTVNGLAYTSTGGSTLQIEVNIFPGKEEIKITGSLKDVMKESAQISLSYVRSNAEKFGIKDFDFDKNTIHIHVPEGAVPKDGPSAGVTFTTALISALKKVSVPSYYGMTGEITLRGKVLDIGGLKEKSFAASQKNIQKVFIPHGNVKNLKDIPDEIKRTLTYIPVKNYEEIYDVIFNNKKPIKEIKE
- the nadE gene encoding NAD(+) synthase, encoding MSKISNYDQKEVFYDEIVARSYINKIQKFLVSRMKKANANGFIVGISGGIDSSLVYALAKSVAPKNTLGIVMPINGMTDSDLKHIEELENNFEDKFRTIDLSETFNSIKKNLQVQNKLAISNIKPRLRMTTLYALAQENNYLVLGTDNADEVFIGYFTKFGDGGADLLPISKLTKGEVKFIANLLNVPKSIINKKPSAGLWEGQTDEDELGFTYNDLDFYLNNIDNPSKLKKYLNSEVIEKIEFKHKITQHKRDKIYTVKNIK